In a genomic window of Erigeron canadensis isolate Cc75 chromosome 5, C_canadensis_v1, whole genome shotgun sequence:
- the LOC122600569 gene encoding cold-responsive protein kinase 1-like isoform X3 has protein sequence MKQVENLRLSWLTTTLVVMVLVTNNAESQPTAERNSTLMFFQCTRNYYLNEESYITNLNATLTKLRSQLTTSSNAEAHITDGDAVWGIAWCRGYLSVPECLDCFDYAVGQLKTCGSGNVAHVIYNDCNVRYESYNFIPGYSNRASRALCDNVTSLQPTEFRTAADKLLLDLQIAAPRTPNFYAASTRQIADGISGRGMDNGCFMRYSSTPFFQQNQTMDLTSLLWNEDSINKRSIIWGVVGGLSFLLLVIAFLLWRFRLRMANRSQQDTPEQVGAAVNYNYKHLQLATNNFSEENILGKGGYGEVFKATFDDQKVVAVKKLNVGFAGAKVEFENEILLISNIHHRNLLRLLGWSSEESNLLLVLEFMPNGSLDTFLWGSKKGTLNWNQRYDIILGIAKGLAHLHGEFHVKIIHRDIKSSNILLDDDFQPKIADFGLARFQAADQSHITTKFAGTLGYTAPEYALRGALSDKVDTFSFGIVVLEIISGRRCTDVEFNGMSTNGLLDHAWKLYENKEYMNLVDETMDSNQYEDKKVMEITEIALLCTQAAVSKRPNMAEVVWMLSNHPSFGDRQLIRPNFIDHNRKVHIRSL, from the exons ATGAAGCAAGTCGAAAATCTTCGATTGTCGTGGCTAACGACCACCCTTGTCGTAATGGTGCTCGTAACCAATAATGCGGAATCACAACCTACAGCTGAAAGAAATAGCACTCTGATGTTTTTTCAATGTACTAGGAATTACTATCTGAATGAAGAGTCTTACATAACCAACCTTAATGCCACCCTTACTAAATTGCGTTCGCAATTAACCACAAGCAGTAACGCTGAAGCACACATCACAGATGGTGATGCCGTGTGGGGAATCGCTTGGTGCAGGGGGTATCTTTCTGTTCCAGAATGTCTAGATTGTTTCGACTATGCTGTTGGTCAGTTAAAAACATGTGGATCTGGCAATGTTGCGCATGTTATTTACAACGACTGCAATGTCAG GTATGAGAGCTATAACTTCATCCCTGGTTATAGTAATCGGGCTAGCAGGGCATTATGTGACAATGTAACATCCCTCCAGCCAACAGAGTTTCGAACAGCAGCAGATAAGTTATTACTGGACCTACAAATTGCTGCACCTAGAACGCCGAATTTCTATGCAGCTTCTACCAGGCAAATAGCTGATG GTATTTCTGGCCGGGGAATGGACAACGGATGCTTCATGAGATATTCCAGCACTCCATTTTTTCAACAAAACCAGACAATGGATCTTACATCTCTTCTTTGGAATG AAGATTCAATCAATAAGAGATCCATAATTTGGGGAGTCGTTGGAGGTTTAAGCTTTTTGTTGcttgtaattgcatttttgCTATGGCGTTTTAGGTTGAGAATGGCAAATAGAAGCCAACAAG ACACACCAGAGCAAGTTGGGGCGGCAGTTAATTACAATTACAAACATCTGCAGTTGGCTACCAATAACTTCagtgaagaaaatattttagggaaaGGTGGTTATGGGGAGGTATTCAAG GCAACTTTTGATGATCAGAAAGTTGTGGCAGTGAAGAAGCTTAATGTTGGATTTGCTGGAGCAAAAGTagaatttgaaaatgaaatctTACTTATAAGTAACATTCACCATCGAAATCTTCTCCGTCTACTAGGATGGTCCAGTGAAGAGTCTAATCTTTTACTTGTCCTGGAATTTATGCCAAATGGAAGCCTTGACACGTTCCTATGGG GTTCCAAAAAGGGTACCCTGAACTGGAACCAGCGATATGACATTATCTTAGGGATAGCTAAGGGTCTCGCTCATCTACATGGAGAATTCCATGTGAAGATCATTCATAGAGATATAAAGTCGAGCAACATTCTCCTTGATGACGATTTTCAACCCAAAATTGCAGATTTTGGGCTGGCAAGGTTTCAAGCGGCGGATCAAAGTCATATTACCACAAAGTTTGCTGGGACATT GGGTTACACAGCGCCAGAATATGCACTTCGTGGCGCTTTATCAGATAAAGTCGACACTTTCAGCTTTGGTATCGTGGTTCTTGAAATTATTAGTGGTCGACGGTGTACTGACGTGGAATTTAATGGGATGTCTACCAATGGCCTTTTAGACCAT GCATGGAAGTTGTATGAAAATAAAGAATATATGAACTTGGTTGATGAGACAATGGATTCAAATCAATATGAAGATAAAAAGGTAATGGAGATAACTGAGATTGCATTGTTATGCACACAGGCGGCGGTTTCTAAGAGACCAAACATGGCTGAAGTAGTTTGGATGCTTTCAAATCATCCATCATTCGGGGACAGACAGCTAATAAGGCCTAACTTCATTGATCACAATAGGAAGGTTCATATAAGATCTTTATAG
- the LOC122600569 gene encoding cysteine-rich receptor-like protein kinase 2 isoform X2 gives MKQVENLRLSWLTTTLVVMVLVTNNAESQPTAERNSTLMFFQCTRNYYLNEESYITNLNATLTKLRSQLTTSSNAEAHITDGDAVWGIAWCRGYLSVPECLDCFDYAVGQLKTCGSGNVAHVIYNDCNVRYESYNFIPGYSNRASRALCDNVTSLQPTEFRTAADKLLLDLQIAAPRTPNFYAASTRQIADGNATVYAFAQCFQNQTVCSECLKSTSSALHDCLPGISGRGMDNGCFMRYSSTPFFQQNQTMDLTSLLWNDSINKRSIIWGVVGGLSFLLLVIAFLLWRFRLRMANRSQQDTPEQVGAAVNYNYKHLQLATNNFSEENILGKGGYGEVFKATFDDQKVVAVKKLNVGFAGAKVEFENEILLISNIHHRNLLRLLGWSSEESNLLLVLEFMPNGSLDTFLWGSKKGTLNWNQRYDIILGIAKGLAHLHGEFHVKIIHRDIKSSNILLDDDFQPKIADFGLARFQAADQSHITTKFAGTLGYTAPEYALRGALSDKVDTFSFGIVVLEIISGRRCTDVEFNGMSTNGLLDHAWKLYENKEYMNLVDETMDSNQYEDKKVMEITEIALLCTQAAVSKRPNMAEVVWMLSNHPSFGDRQLIRPNFIDHNRKVHIRSL, from the exons ATGAAGCAAGTCGAAAATCTTCGATTGTCGTGGCTAACGACCACCCTTGTCGTAATGGTGCTCGTAACCAATAATGCGGAATCACAACCTACAGCTGAAAGAAATAGCACTCTGATGTTTTTTCAATGTACTAGGAATTACTATCTGAATGAAGAGTCTTACATAACCAACCTTAATGCCACCCTTACTAAATTGCGTTCGCAATTAACCACAAGCAGTAACGCTGAAGCACACATCACAGATGGTGATGCCGTGTGGGGAATCGCTTGGTGCAGGGGGTATCTTTCTGTTCCAGAATGTCTAGATTGTTTCGACTATGCTGTTGGTCAGTTAAAAACATGTGGATCTGGCAATGTTGCGCATGTTATTTACAACGACTGCAATGTCAG GTATGAGAGCTATAACTTCATCCCTGGTTATAGTAATCGGGCTAGCAGGGCATTATGTGACAATGTAACATCCCTCCAGCCAACAGAGTTTCGAACAGCAGCAGATAAGTTATTACTGGACCTACAAATTGCTGCACCTAGAACGCCGAATTTCTATGCAGCTTCTACCAGGCAAATAGCTGATGGTAATGCAACCGTCTATGCATTTGCCCAATGTTTTCAAAACCAGACTGTGTGTTCAGAATGCTTAAAGTCGACATCTAGTGCTCTACATGATTGTCTTCCAGGTATTTCTGGCCGGGGAATGGACAACGGATGCTTCATGAGATATTCCAGCACTCCATTTTTTCAACAAAACCAGACAATGGATCTTACATCTCTTCTTTGGAATG ATTCAATCAATAAGAGATCCATAATTTGGGGAGTCGTTGGAGGTTTAAGCTTTTTGTTGcttgtaattgcatttttgCTATGGCGTTTTAGGTTGAGAATGGCAAATAGAAGCCAACAAG ACACACCAGAGCAAGTTGGGGCGGCAGTTAATTACAATTACAAACATCTGCAGTTGGCTACCAATAACTTCagtgaagaaaatattttagggaaaGGTGGTTATGGGGAGGTATTCAAG GCAACTTTTGATGATCAGAAAGTTGTGGCAGTGAAGAAGCTTAATGTTGGATTTGCTGGAGCAAAAGTagaatttgaaaatgaaatctTACTTATAAGTAACATTCACCATCGAAATCTTCTCCGTCTACTAGGATGGTCCAGTGAAGAGTCTAATCTTTTACTTGTCCTGGAATTTATGCCAAATGGAAGCCTTGACACGTTCCTATGGG GTTCCAAAAAGGGTACCCTGAACTGGAACCAGCGATATGACATTATCTTAGGGATAGCTAAGGGTCTCGCTCATCTACATGGAGAATTCCATGTGAAGATCATTCATAGAGATATAAAGTCGAGCAACATTCTCCTTGATGACGATTTTCAACCCAAAATTGCAGATTTTGGGCTGGCAAGGTTTCAAGCGGCGGATCAAAGTCATATTACCACAAAGTTTGCTGGGACATT GGGTTACACAGCGCCAGAATATGCACTTCGTGGCGCTTTATCAGATAAAGTCGACACTTTCAGCTTTGGTATCGTGGTTCTTGAAATTATTAGTGGTCGACGGTGTACTGACGTGGAATTTAATGGGATGTCTACCAATGGCCTTTTAGACCAT GCATGGAAGTTGTATGAAAATAAAGAATATATGAACTTGGTTGATGAGACAATGGATTCAAATCAATATGAAGATAAAAAGGTAATGGAGATAACTGAGATTGCATTGTTATGCACACAGGCGGCGGTTTCTAAGAGACCAAACATGGCTGAAGTAGTTTGGATGCTTTCAAATCATCCATCATTCGGGGACAGACAGCTAATAAGGCCTAACTTCATTGATCACAATAGGAAGGTTCATATAAGATCTTTATAG
- the LOC122600569 gene encoding cysteine-rich receptor-like protein kinase 2 isoform X1: MKQVENLRLSWLTTTLVVMVLVTNNAESQPTAERNSTLMFFQCTRNYYLNEESYITNLNATLTKLRSQLTTSSNAEAHITDGDAVWGIAWCRGYLSVPECLDCFDYAVGQLKTCGSGNVAHVIYNDCNVRYESYNFIPGYSNRASRALCDNVTSLQPTEFRTAADKLLLDLQIAAPRTPNFYAASTRQIADGNATVYAFAQCFQNQTVCSECLKSTSSALHDCLPGISGRGMDNGCFMRYSSTPFFQQNQTMDLTSLLWNEDSINKRSIIWGVVGGLSFLLLVIAFLLWRFRLRMANRSQQDTPEQVGAAVNYNYKHLQLATNNFSEENILGKGGYGEVFKATFDDQKVVAVKKLNVGFAGAKVEFENEILLISNIHHRNLLRLLGWSSEESNLLLVLEFMPNGSLDTFLWGSKKGTLNWNQRYDIILGIAKGLAHLHGEFHVKIIHRDIKSSNILLDDDFQPKIADFGLARFQAADQSHITTKFAGTLGYTAPEYALRGALSDKVDTFSFGIVVLEIISGRRCTDVEFNGMSTNGLLDHAWKLYENKEYMNLVDETMDSNQYEDKKVMEITEIALLCTQAAVSKRPNMAEVVWMLSNHPSFGDRQLIRPNFIDHNRKVHIRSL; this comes from the exons ATGAAGCAAGTCGAAAATCTTCGATTGTCGTGGCTAACGACCACCCTTGTCGTAATGGTGCTCGTAACCAATAATGCGGAATCACAACCTACAGCTGAAAGAAATAGCACTCTGATGTTTTTTCAATGTACTAGGAATTACTATCTGAATGAAGAGTCTTACATAACCAACCTTAATGCCACCCTTACTAAATTGCGTTCGCAATTAACCACAAGCAGTAACGCTGAAGCACACATCACAGATGGTGATGCCGTGTGGGGAATCGCTTGGTGCAGGGGGTATCTTTCTGTTCCAGAATGTCTAGATTGTTTCGACTATGCTGTTGGTCAGTTAAAAACATGTGGATCTGGCAATGTTGCGCATGTTATTTACAACGACTGCAATGTCAG GTATGAGAGCTATAACTTCATCCCTGGTTATAGTAATCGGGCTAGCAGGGCATTATGTGACAATGTAACATCCCTCCAGCCAACAGAGTTTCGAACAGCAGCAGATAAGTTATTACTGGACCTACAAATTGCTGCACCTAGAACGCCGAATTTCTATGCAGCTTCTACCAGGCAAATAGCTGATGGTAATGCAACCGTCTATGCATTTGCCCAATGTTTTCAAAACCAGACTGTGTGTTCAGAATGCTTAAAGTCGACATCTAGTGCTCTACATGATTGTCTTCCAGGTATTTCTGGCCGGGGAATGGACAACGGATGCTTCATGAGATATTCCAGCACTCCATTTTTTCAACAAAACCAGACAATGGATCTTACATCTCTTCTTTGGAATG AAGATTCAATCAATAAGAGATCCATAATTTGGGGAGTCGTTGGAGGTTTAAGCTTTTTGTTGcttgtaattgcatttttgCTATGGCGTTTTAGGTTGAGAATGGCAAATAGAAGCCAACAAG ACACACCAGAGCAAGTTGGGGCGGCAGTTAATTACAATTACAAACATCTGCAGTTGGCTACCAATAACTTCagtgaagaaaatattttagggaaaGGTGGTTATGGGGAGGTATTCAAG GCAACTTTTGATGATCAGAAAGTTGTGGCAGTGAAGAAGCTTAATGTTGGATTTGCTGGAGCAAAAGTagaatttgaaaatgaaatctTACTTATAAGTAACATTCACCATCGAAATCTTCTCCGTCTACTAGGATGGTCCAGTGAAGAGTCTAATCTTTTACTTGTCCTGGAATTTATGCCAAATGGAAGCCTTGACACGTTCCTATGGG GTTCCAAAAAGGGTACCCTGAACTGGAACCAGCGATATGACATTATCTTAGGGATAGCTAAGGGTCTCGCTCATCTACATGGAGAATTCCATGTGAAGATCATTCATAGAGATATAAAGTCGAGCAACATTCTCCTTGATGACGATTTTCAACCCAAAATTGCAGATTTTGGGCTGGCAAGGTTTCAAGCGGCGGATCAAAGTCATATTACCACAAAGTTTGCTGGGACATT GGGTTACACAGCGCCAGAATATGCACTTCGTGGCGCTTTATCAGATAAAGTCGACACTTTCAGCTTTGGTATCGTGGTTCTTGAAATTATTAGTGGTCGACGGTGTACTGACGTGGAATTTAATGGGATGTCTACCAATGGCCTTTTAGACCAT GCATGGAAGTTGTATGAAAATAAAGAATATATGAACTTGGTTGATGAGACAATGGATTCAAATCAATATGAAGATAAAAAGGTAATGGAGATAACTGAGATTGCATTGTTATGCACACAGGCGGCGGTTTCTAAGAGACCAAACATGGCTGAAGTAGTTTGGATGCTTTCAAATCATCCATCATTCGGGGACAGACAGCTAATAAGGCCTAACTTCATTGATCACAATAGGAAGGTTCATATAAGATCTTTATAG
- the LOC122601509 gene encoding protein FAR1-RELATED SEQUENCE 6-like → MSDFSLKNDTWFKYMFQIRSKWIPAYFTDTPMFGLMRTTSRSESENAFFSYFTRQGANLVHFMSGFESAMLKQRSTQEKLDADDIKKSRTLCTKLNIEKHASKIYTKTVFEIVQKEIEASLYACSVDQMTIEGDCKVYLINERLGKKTLDTGKNVIQYKVLYNRQDGSVMCTCRHYLRYGRLCRHCFVGLNNNNVEEIPAQYIMRRWTKGIIQPDLRSRRNRFKNANMGTQKLVTDVTSVVEDCLHLLVNDEKKLTEFLEKMKDLKKKVEDEIPKQPSKKKNDVIEKMTGVPKPDTNRIKNPPVSSYKGCFRDKCLMGGKEKGIIESNKRKTNCSLCGGTNHNMRTCGQKKQKPN, encoded by the exons ATGAGTGATTTCTCGTTGAAGAATGATACATGGTTCAAGTACATGTTCCAAATTAGATCAAAATGGATACCTGCTTACTTCACAGACACTCCAATGTTCGGTCTGATGAGAACAACCTCAAGGTCAGAAAGCGAAAAtgcttttttttcatatttcacaAGACAAGGAGCAAATTTGGTACACTTTATGAGTGGCTTTGAATCTGCAATGTTGAAGCAAAGGTCAACACAGGAGAAGCTGGATGCTGATGACATAAAAAAAAGCCGAACATTGTGCACCAAACTGAATATTGAAAAGCATGCTTcaaaaatatacacaaaaacaGTTTTCGAGATTGTTCAGAAAGAGATAGAGGCTTCGCTATATGCATGTTCAGTGGATCAGATGACTATCGAGGGTGATTGTAAAGTTTATCTTATTAACGAAAGATTAGGGAAGAAAACACTGGACACTGGAAAAAATGTGATACAATACAAG GTACTTTATAACCGGCAAGATGGATCGGTGATGTGTACTTGTAGACACTACCTTCGTTACGGTCGCCTATGCCGACATTGTTTTGTGGGTCTGAACAACAATAATGTGGAAGAGATACCTGCACAATACATAATGAGGCGATGGACGAAAGGAATCATACAACCAGATTTGAGATCGAGGAGAAACAGATTCAAGAATGCAAATATGGGTACTCAAAAGCTGGTTACTGATGTAACCTCGGTTGTTGAAGATTGCTTGCATCTACTTGTTAATGATGAAAAAAAGCTCACAGAATTTCTGGAAAAAATGAAAGACTTGAAGAAAAAAGTTGAGGATGAAATACCGAAACAACcctcaaagaaaaaaaatgacgtTATAGAAAAAATGACGGGTGTTCCTAAGCCGGAtacaaatagaataaaaaacCCACCAGTTAGCTCATACAAAGGGTGCTTCAGAGACAAATGTTTGATGGGTGGAAAAGAAAAGGGGATTATAGAAAGTAACAAAAGAAAGACTAATTGCAGCCTGTGTGGAGGGACAAATCACAACATGAGGACTTGTggacaaaagaaacaaaaaccgAATTAG